One Coleofasciculus chthonoplastes PCC 7420 DNA segment encodes these proteins:
- a CDS encoding GNAT family N-acetyltransferase: protein MVISAQLDYGCISNADEAEQLGELLTQCFGSSLNNWQVYLNRIGQDNFRLIRQGEKIVGGLAIYTMGQWYGGQSIPMAGIAAVGIAPEYRGTGAAYKLMQCTLQELHQQGVPISTLYAATQVLYRKVGYEQAGIRCRWQIPTQTIQKRDRTLPMFRVKPVNYEVFQDLYSQQAQTTNGNLNRNSAIWQNLVEAPNDQSIYAYLIGAKSQPEGYVICTQSSNAEGLLLNIKDWAFLTPAAARRFWTFCADHRSQVRQVRWYSSLMDSLTLPLVEQTAQIRQQERWMLRILNVPKALEKRGYPLEIETELHLQVQDDLFAANNGNFILSVSQGRGKVTPGGTGEFRLHVRALASLFTSLFTPEQLQRMGYLDSTAAALSRANSLFSGSLPWMPDFF from the coding sequence ATGGTTATCAGCGCTCAACTTGATTATGGATGCATCTCCAACGCAGACGAAGCTGAACAACTTGGCGAACTACTGACGCAATGTTTTGGTAGTTCCCTAAACAATTGGCAAGTTTACCTGAATCGTATCGGTCAAGATAATTTCCGTCTCATTCGTCAAGGGGAAAAGATTGTTGGCGGTTTAGCCATTTATACCATGGGACAATGGTACGGGGGTCAGTCCATACCCATGGCAGGAATTGCCGCCGTTGGCATTGCCCCAGAGTATCGAGGTACAGGGGCAGCTTATAAACTGATGCAATGCACACTCCAAGAACTTCATCAGCAAGGCGTACCCATTTCCACTCTCTACGCCGCTACTCAAGTTCTCTACCGCAAAGTCGGCTATGAACAAGCAGGGATTCGGTGTCGTTGGCAGATACCAACCCAGACAATTCAAAAGCGCGATCGCACTTTACCGATGTTCAGGGTAAAACCCGTAAACTATGAGGTTTTTCAGGACTTATATTCTCAACAGGCGCAAACAACCAACGGTAATTTAAATCGAAATTCAGCGATTTGGCAAAATCTGGTTGAAGCACCAAATGATCAGTCCATTTATGCTTATCTTATCGGTGCCAAATCTCAACCGGAAGGCTATGTAATTTGTACCCAATCTTCAAACGCTGAGGGCTTATTGCTGAATATTAAAGATTGGGCATTCCTTACCCCAGCCGCCGCACGGCGTTTTTGGACATTCTGTGCGGATCATCGTTCTCAGGTGAGGCAAGTACGTTGGTATAGTTCGTTGATGGATAGTTTAACTTTACCCTTAGTGGAACAAACGGCTCAAATTCGCCAGCAAGAACGTTGGATGCTGCGGATTCTTAATGTTCCGAAAGCGTTGGAAAAACGAGGATATCCTTTAGAGATTGAAACTGAATTACATTTACAGGTTCAGGATGATTTATTTGCCGCTAATAACGGTAACTTTATCTTGAGTGTGTCTCAGGGACGCGGGAAAGTCACACCCGGAGGCACTGGTGAATTCCGTTTGCATGTAAGGGCGTTGGCTTCTCTGTTTACCAGTTTATTTACACCTGAGCAACTGCAACGGATGGGGTATTTGGATAGTACAGCGGCAGCGTTGTCAAGAGCTAATTCACTATTTTCTGGCTCATTACCTTGGATGCCGGATTTCTTTTAA
- a CDS encoding DMT family transporter has translation MSLHQTSGRWRLGLALSLITVFMWGILPLALTITLQVLDVYTITWFRFLMAFGLLALFLATRQQFPSLQQLRSASLGLLAIATLFLGGNYLLFLQGLGQTSPTNAQVLIQLAPMFFGLGALVVFKEHYTLRQWIGVGILVLGFTLFFHDRFQVVITSRSTYLLGNMIIVLAAVTWAIYALAQKQLLHKLPSTTIMLVIYGGCALLFTPLTTPQSLLSLSPLHLSLLLFCGLNTLIAYGAFAEALEHWQASRVSAVLALTPLVTLSSVWMASRFIPRWVAPEQWTGLGLLGAMLVVSGSIAIALGHRLP, from the coding sequence ATGTCACTCCATCAAACTTCGGGTCGCTGGCGCTTGGGATTAGCGCTATCTTTAATTACTGTATTTATGTGGGGGATTCTCCCTCTAGCGCTAACCATAACTCTTCAGGTTTTGGATGTTTATACAATCACCTGGTTTCGTTTTCTTATGGCTTTTGGATTGCTGGCGCTTTTTTTAGCCACAAGACAACAGTTTCCGTCATTACAGCAACTGCGGTCAGCGTCTCTGGGACTATTAGCGATCGCGACTCTTTTTTTAGGAGGTAATTACCTGCTATTTTTGCAAGGGTTAGGGCAAACGTCTCCTACAAATGCCCAAGTATTGATTCAGTTAGCCCCCATGTTTTTTGGTTTGGGCGCTTTGGTGGTTTTCAAAGAACATTATACTCTGCGTCAATGGATTGGTGTGGGTATTCTGGTGTTGGGATTTACTCTATTTTTCCATGATCGATTCCAAGTTGTAATCACCTCACGCTCTACCTATCTATTGGGTAATATGATTATCGTCTTAGCTGCTGTAACTTGGGCGATTTACGCTTTGGCACAAAAACAGCTTTTGCATAAATTACCGTCTACGACGATAATGCTGGTAATTTATGGCGGTTGTGCTTTATTATTCACGCCGCTAACGACACCGCAATCCCTTCTCAGTTTGAGTCCGTTACACCTGAGTTTACTCCTGTTTTGTGGATTAAATACCCTGATTGCGTATGGGGCGTTTGCAGAAGCTTTGGAACATTGGCAAGCCTCGCGAGTGAGTGCGGTATTGGCACTTACACCGTTGGTGACATTAAGTTCAGTTTGGATGGCTTCGCGCTTTATCCCCAGATGGGTTGCACCGGAACAGTGGACAGGTTTAGGGTTATTGGGGGCAATGTTAGTGGTGTCGGGTTCGATCGCGATCGCGTTAGGGCATCGATTACCTTGA